One segment of Nostoc flagelliforme CCNUN1 DNA contains the following:
- a CDS encoding transposase — protein MRKGKIIGDCDKLVTWYKPKKCPQGLSLDEFDALPSAITVREIYYYIVIPGFRTGRVSLITTLLDKATYSTLEIVGLYGKRWDVELDLRHIKTTLGMDILRCKTPSMIRKEIHVYLLAYNLLRSLMWSAGTTYNTPPLRLSLQGTRHHLINFLPKLEVADSKKRLRLYRTLLKIIVHKVVSVRPARNEPRVTKRRPKAYPRLTKPRQELRKQLQIA, from the coding sequence ATGCGAAAAGGAAAAATTATTGGCGATTGTGACAAGCTTGTTACTTGGTATAAACCTAAAAAATGCCCACAAGGATTAAGCTTAGATGAATTTGATGCTCTACCTTCTGCCATAACTGTAAGGGAAATCTACTACTACATTGTTATTCCTGGCTTTCGTACAGGGCGGGTCAGCTTAATTACTACTCTTTTAGATAAAGCAACTTATTCTACTCTCGAAATTGTTGGACTTTACGGTAAACGTTGGGATGTTGAATTGGATTTGAGACATATAAAAACTACCTTGGGTATGGATATTTTACGATGTAAAACTCCTTCAATGATACGCAAAGAAATTCATGTTTATTTACTGGCGTACAATTTACTTCGTAGTTTGATGTGGTCGGCTGGAACTACTTACAATACTCCTCCCTTACGTTTATCCCTGCAAGGTACTCGTCATCATTTAATTAACTTTCTCCCTAAATTAGAGGTTGCTGACTCTAAAAAACGGCTTAGACTTTACCGCACTTTGCTGAAAATTATTGTTCACAAGGTAGTAAGCGTTCGCCCCGCCAGAAATGAACCACGAGTCACTAAACGCCGCCCCAAAGCTTACCCCAGGTTGACCAAGCCCCGGCAAGAATTACGTAAACAATTGCAGATAGCTTAA